A window of the Scleropages formosus chromosome 21, fSclFor1.1, whole genome shotgun sequence genome harbors these coding sequences:
- the LOC108920970 gene encoding anoctamin-4 isoform X2 encodes MEESSCGDIASGAATQLEASPPGKDVNILLERSEGTNSLSKDDDSLLHPGTQTQNSEDQSQQDLTTEQGGRSKSSGLYFSDGKCRIDYILVYRKSNPQSEKREVFERNIRAEGIHMEKESSITNSDVIFVKLHAPWEVLCRYAELMNIRMPFRRKIYYLHRRYKFMSRMEKRITRFRGWLPRKPMKFNNDTLPDLEENESFTAPFSQQRIHHFIIHNKDTFFSNATRSRIVHHILQRVKYEEGKNKIGLNRLLSNNSYEAAFPLHEGTYRSKNSIRTHGAENHRHLLYECWAWWGVWYKYQPLDLIRRYFGEKIGLYFAWLGWYTGMLFPAALVGLLVFLYGVFTLEHCQVSKEVCQASTIIMCPLCDKYCPYMRLSDSCIYAKVTHLFDNGATVFFAVFMAVWATVFLEFWKRRRAVLAYDWDLIDWEEEEEEIRPQFEAKYSKKERMNPISGKPEPYQAFTDKCSRLVVSASGIFFMILVVIAAVFGIVIYRVVTVSTFAAFDWALIRNNSQVATTGTAVCINFCIIMLLNVLYEKVALFLTNLEQPRTESEWENSFTLKMFLFQFVNLNSSTFYIAFFLGRFTGRPGAYLRLINRWKLEECHPSGCLIDLCMQMGIIMVLKQTWNNFMELGYPLIQNWWTQRRLRLEHGQKVMASFPQWEKDYNLQPMNAYGLFDEYLEMILQFGFTTTFVAAFPLAPLLALLNNIIEIRLDAYKFVTQWRRPLPSQAKDIGIWYGILEGIGILSVITNAFVIAVTSDFIPRLVYAYKYGPCAGQGRAGEKCMVGYVNASLSVFRVSDFENKSEPRTDGTDFFGSPIQYCRYRDYREPPDSDEPYSYTLQFWHVLAARLAFIIVFEHMVFTIKNLIAYLIPDLPKDLRDRMRREKYLIQEMMYEAELERLQKERNEKKKHDRSHHNEWP; translated from the exons ATGGAAGAGTCATCCTGTGGAGATATTGCCTCTGGAGCTGCCACTCAACTGGAAGCCTCACCCCCTG GCAAAGATGTCAACATTCTGCTGGAGCGATCAGAGGGAACGAACAGCTTGTCCAAAGATGATGACTCACTGCTACACCCAGGAACACAGACCCAGAATTCAGAGGACCAAAGCCAGCAGGATTTGACCACTGAG CAGGGTGGCAGGAGCAAGTCTAGCGGCCTGTACTTTAGTGATGGAAAGTGTCGCATTGACTACATCCTCGTCTACAGGAAGTCCAACCCTCAGTCTGAGAAAAGAGAAGTTTTCGAGAGGAATATTCGAGCAGAAGGCATTCACATGGAAAAGGAG TCTTCCATCACCAACAGTGACGTGATCTTTGTCAAACTGCATGCGCCATGGGAAGTGCTGTGTCGTTACGCAGAACTTATGAATATCCGGATGCCTTTCAG AAGGAAAATCTATTACCTACATCGACGGTACAAGTTCATGAGCAG GATGGAGAAGAGGATAACCAGGTTTCGTGGATGGCTACCTCGCAAGCCCATGAAGTTTAACAACGACACATTGCCTGATCTGGAGGAGAATGAGAGTTTCACAGCCCCTTTCAGCCAACAGAGGATACACCA TTTCATCATTCACAACAAAGACACCTTCTTCAGTAACGCGACGAGAAGTCGAATCGTTCATCATATTTTGCAAAGAGTAAAATATGAAGagggcaaaaataaaattg GGCTCAACCGTCTCCTAAGCAACAATTCCTATGAAGCAGCTTTTCCCCTGCATGAG GGGACTTACAGGAGTAAGAACTCAATTCGGACACATGGCGCAGAGAACCATCGGCACCTGCTCTACGAGTGCTGGGCCTGGTGGGGAGTGTGGTACAAATACCAGCCCCTGGACcttatacg GAGGTACTTTGGGGAGAAAATCGGCCTGTATTTTGCCTGGCTGGGCTGGTATACGGGCATGCTCTTCCCGGCGGCCTTGGTGGGGCTGCTGGTGTTCCTGTATGGCGTCTTCACTTTGGAGCACTGCCAAGTCAG tAAAGAAGTCTGTCAAGCCTCCACAATTATAATGTGTCCCCTTTGTGACAAGTACTGTCCGTACATGAGACTGTCTGACAGCTGTATCTATGCAaag GTCACACATCTTTTTGACAATGGGGCTACagtattttttgctgtatttatgGCTGTTTGGG CAACAGTGTTTTTGGAGTTCTGGAAGAGAAGACGTGCGGTTCTCGCCTATGACTGGGACCTGATTgactgggaggaggaggaa GAGGAAATCCGGCCACAGTTTGAGGCCAAATATTCGAAGAAGGAGAGGATGAACCCCATATCGGGGAAGCCGGAGCCCTATCAAGCTTTCACCGACAAGTGCAGTCGCCTTGTGGTGTCAGCATCAGGGATCTTCTTCATG ATCCTAGTGGTGATTGCAGCTGTGTTTGGTATCGTGATCTACCGCGTGGTGACCGTCAGCACTTTCGCTGCCTTTGACTGGGCGTTAATCAGGAATAATTCTCAGGTTGCAACTACAGGCACCGCAGTGTGTATAAACTTCTGTATCATCATGCTCCTCAATGTG CTATATGAAAAGGTTGCCCTTTTTCTCACTAACCTAG AACAGCCAAGAACAGAGTCGGAGTGGGAAAACAGCTTCACGCTGAAGATGTTCCTCTTTCAGTTTGTCAACCTCAATAGCTCCACATTTTACATTGCCTTCTTCTTAGGGAG GTTTACTGGCCGACCAGGAGCGTATCTGCGGCTCATCAACAGGTGGaaactggaggag TGCCACCCTAGTGGCTGTCTGATTGACCTGTGCATGCAGATGGGCATCATCATGGTGCTTAAGCAGACGTGGAACAACTTTATGGAACTGGGCTACCC ACTCATCCAGAACTGGTGGACACAACGGCGGCTGCGGCTGGAGCATGGGCAGAAAGTGATGGCTAGCTTCCCCCAGTGGGAGAAGGACTATAACCTGCAGCCCATGAACGCCTATGGGCTGTTTGACGAATATCTGGAGATGA TCTTGCAGTTTGGCTTCACCACCACGTTCGTGGCAGCCTTTCCCTTGGCCCCTCTGTTGGCCTTATTGAACAACATCATTGAAATCCGACTGGATGCTTACAAATTTGTAACTCAGTGGAGACGACCTCTACCATCACAAGCTAAAGACATAG GCATCTGGTATGGAATCCTGGAGGGAATCGGGATCCTCTCTGTCATTACAAATGCCTTTGTCATTGCTGTGACCTCAGATTTCATTCCCCGCTTGGTCTATGCCTACAAGTACGGTCCTTGTGCAGGACAGGGCCGAGCTGGAGAGAA GTGCATGGTGGGATATGTTAATGCCAGTTTATCAGTATTCCGGGTGTCAGATTTTGAAAACAAGTCAGAACCCAGAACCGAtggaacagatttttttggatCACCAATACAGTACTGCAG ATACCGAGATTATCGGGAGCCACCGGACTCTGATGAGCCATATTCATACACTCTGCAGTTCTGGCATGTGCTCGCGGCAAGGCTGGCTTTCATTATAGTGTTTGAG CACATGGTTTTCACCATAAAAAACCTCATCGCCTACCtgatcccagacctgccaaaggATCTTCGTGACCGCATGCGGCGTGAGAAATACCTGATCCAGGAGATGATGTATGAGGCGGAGCTTGAGAGGCTTCAGAAGGAGAGgaatgagaagaagaagcatGACAGGTCCCACCACAATGAGTGGCCCTGA